Proteins found in one Triticum urartu cultivar G1812 chromosome 4, Tu2.1, whole genome shotgun sequence genomic segment:
- the LOC125553851 gene encoding uncharacterized protein LOC125553851 isoform X1: MPAASSLPSLLLVLPLLPHLLSLFSVPGSRHGFEPCRVGTPTSFRRGSGQIRSSPRRSRRREHALPPSALSARHLAGDRRHAAGSARLRRLPAGSHVASLRPRVHACLHSCRLQVPLLPLFQRRTTRSTPALTAPRPASDRRVGSKAQQPPCRPHLTAKLGQARWVVCFFSVVVLVDSSWFHCDCDDPFDYVGSSTSWIRSSS; the protein is encoded by the exons ATGCCGGCGGCCTCCTCCCTGCCCTCCCTCCTTCTCGTGCTCCCCCTCCTCCCTCATCTTCTCTCACTTTTCTCCGTACCAGGGAGCCGCCATGGCTTCGAACCTTGCCGCGTTGGCACTCCTACTTCATTTCGTCGAGGATCCGGCCAGATCCGGTCGTCCCCGCGTCGTTCGCGCCGCCG AGAACATGCACTGCCTCCTTCAGCTCTGTCCGCACGCCACCTTGCCGGAGATCGCCGTCACGCGGCCGGATCCGCTCGtctccgccgcctccccgccggtTCCCACGTCGCCTCCCTGCGCCCTAGAGTCCATGCCTGCCTGCACTCTTGCCGCCTCCAAGTCCCATTGCTACCTCTGTTTCAGAGGAGGACGACGCGGTCGACGCCCGCGTTGACTGCGCCTCGCCCCGCGAGCGACCGCCGGGTGGGCTCCAAGGCCCAGCAGCCCCCATGCCGGCCTCACCTCACCGCAAAACTGGGCCAGGCCCGTTGG gttgtttgcttcttttcggttgTTGTTCTTGTCGATAGTTCCTGGTTCCATTGCGATTGTGacgatccgttcgactacgttggttcatctacttcatggattcggtcttcttcctag
- the LOC125553851 gene encoding uncharacterized protein LOC125553851 isoform X2, which translates to MPAASSLPSLLLVLPLLPHLLSLFSVPGSRHGFEPCRVGTPTSFRRGSGQIRSSPRRSRRREHALPPSALSARHLAGDRRHAAGSARLRRLPAGSHVASLRPRVHACLHSCRLQVPLLPLFQRRTTRSTPALTAPRPASDRRVGSKAQQPPCRPHLTAKLGQARWFLVPLRL; encoded by the exons ATGCCGGCGGCCTCCTCCCTGCCCTCCCTCCTTCTCGTGCTCCCCCTCCTCCCTCATCTTCTCTCACTTTTCTCCGTACCAGGGAGCCGCCATGGCTTCGAACCTTGCCGCGTTGGCACTCCTACTTCATTTCGTCGAGGATCCGGCCAGATCCGGTCGTCCCCGCGTCGTTCGCGCCGCCG AGAACATGCACTGCCTCCTTCAGCTCTGTCCGCACGCCACCTTGCCGGAGATCGCCGTCACGCGGCCGGATCCGCTCGtctccgccgcctccccgccggtTCCCACGTCGCCTCCCTGCGCCCTAGAGTCCATGCCTGCCTGCACTCTTGCCGCCTCCAAGTCCCATTGCTACCTCTGTTTCAGAGGAGGACGACGCGGTCGACGCCCGCGTTGACTGCGCCTCGCCCCGCGAGCGACCGCCGGGTGGGCTCCAAGGCCCAGCAGCCCCCATGCCGGCCTCACCTCACCGCAAAACTGGGCCAGGCCCGTTGG TTCCTGGTTCCATTGCGATTGTGa